The stretch of DNA CAAGAGGGTCTGATAGACATGTGGGGAGAAGGTGCAAAATACACACCCTTTTCCAAAACATGTAACCTGGTAGTTAACATTACCCCTGTGGACGGATTAGATCCACATGCCCATGAAGCTGCTGTTAGACTAGCGGGCCTTAAGGCAGCTGATTTTGTTGGTGAGGCTGGCAGAAATGTCAAGCCTGATGAAATATTAACCTATGAAATTGGGACTTTAAGTGAGGAAACTGCCAAAAACCCAAATCTACCTAAAGTAGCTTATGTGGAAATGCTCATTTCCCAGGGCTTGCTCCATGATGGATATGTATATGGGATTAATACCCAGCAGATACTGCCAACCCTTATACATCCAAATGAAGAATTGGATGGAGCAGTAATTAGTGGAAATTGCGTGGCAGCCTGCGATAAGATAACTACTTATCAGCATCAAAACAACTCGGTAATTCTTGATTTATATGAACAGCATGGAAAAGAGCTTAACTTTGTAGGAGTTATCCTCACTCCCGAGCATACCACAATGGATGGAAAAATCCTTGCCTGTGACTATACAGCCAAGCTGTGCAAGATGCTTGGAGTTGACGGGGCTATAGTTTCTGAGGAAGGCTATGGAAACCCAGATTCAGACCTGCTCATGATTTGCAAAAGACTTGAAAGCGCTGGCATTAAGACTGTATTGATAACAGATGAATGCACAGGTTGGGATGGCAGGTCCCAGCCATTGGCTGATACAGCACCAGAGGCAGTGGCTGTAGTTTCAGGAGGTAATGTTAGCCATTTAGTTACCTTACCACCTGCTAAAAAAGTCCTTGGAAACGTGGCAGCCATTAGTACCC from Desulfitibacter alkalitolerans DSM 16504 encodes:
- a CDS encoding glycine/sarcosine/betaine reductase component B subunit, encoding MKLEIGRIKIDDIQFGEKTVVEVGTLFVDKEALIAKLKEDERIAEVEVDIALPGEKVRIIPVKDVIEPRVKVSGPGGGFPGVTSRMAQVGEGRTHVLYGAAVVTVGDIVGFQEGLIDMWGEGAKYTPFSKTCNLVVNITPVDGLDPHAHEAAVRLAGLKAADFVGEAGRNVKPDEILTYEIGTLSEETAKNPNLPKVAYVEMLISQGLLHDGYVYGINTQQILPTLIHPNEELDGAVISGNCVAACDKITTYQHQNNSVILDLYEQHGKELNFVGVILTPEHTTMDGKILACDYTAKLCKMLGVDGAIVSEEGYGNPDSDLLMICKRLESAGIKTVLITDECTGWDGRSQPLADTAPEAVAVVSGGNVSHLVTLPPAKKVLGNVAAISTLAGGWDGSLKDNGKIMCELNAIIGSTSEIGFHYCTCKLY